The following coding sequences are from one Lolium rigidum isolate FL_2022 chromosome 6, APGP_CSIRO_Lrig_0.1, whole genome shotgun sequence window:
- the LOC124664157 gene encoding uncharacterized protein LOC124664157, with protein sequence MDGGQVSKKDLGGVLMQAMLAAKNLRPQRDRLVQLRRRLQQQRSAGGDDDAEWVKELASNLFKVYFIGIEAGARMLISCLELAAKGGARRAFNPAIIFIRNEQLYDVLIALGFPARPTTQTEALALVNLTFNAVKLAQEHHIPRCIELLIGERPPNPSSNSPRTASPARSIDLDQALTYLHRGCSLASLAVKHIDLAVAVLSSFLDPEKVASLSEFTDKRAYISEDFIAWHYDLSGFSLSKALIGSRDTDERPIGNNIWTAAVPKKIPIFGWRTARNNLATMVNKWRRTRETKGVCKICVTYDKTAIRQQSAAPRQEHSNRFWKIPDKRSFKYTGIDRLPVVLANCSK encoded by the exons ATGGATGGAGGACAGGTGAGCAAGAAGGATCTCGGGGGCGTGCTCATGCAGGCCATGCTCGCCGCGAAGAACCTCCGGCCCCAGCGCGACCGCCTCGTGCAGCTCCGGCGCCGGCTGCAGCAGCAGCggagcgccggcggcgacgacgacgccgagtgGGTCAAGGAGCTCGCCTCCAACCTCTTCAAGGTCTACTTCATCGGCATCGAGGCCGGCGCTCGCATGCTCATCTCCTGCCTCGAGCTGGCAGCCAAGGGCGGCGCCCGCCGCGCCTTCAATCCCGCCATCATCTTCATCCGCAACGAGCAGCTCTACGACGTGCTGATCGCGCTGGGCTTCCCCGCGCGCCCGACCACCCAGACGGAGGCCTTGGCCCTCGTCAATCTTACCTTCAACGCCGTCAAGCTGGCCCAGGAGCACCACATCCCCCGCTGCATCGAGCTCCTCATCGGCGAGCGGCCGCCCAAC CCTTCCAGCAATTCGCCAAGAACGGCCTCCCCAGCCC GCAGCATCGACCTGGACCAGGCGCTCACCTACCTCCACCGCGGGTGCTCCCTCGCGAGCCTCGCCGTCAAGCACatcgacctcgccgtcgccgtcctctCCAGCTTCCTCGACCCCGAGAAGGTCGCCAGCCTCTCCGAATTCACCGACAAAcgcgcatacatatctgag GATTTCATCGCCTGGCATTATGATCTTTCTGGATTTTCTCTGTCAAAAGCGCTTATAGG TTCACGTGACACTGATGAAAGACCAATTGGGAACAACATCTGGACTGCTGCTGTTCCTAAAAAGATTCCTATATTTGGGTGGAGAACTGCTCGTAATAATCTAGCTACTATGGTCAATAAGTGGAGGAGAACGCGGGAAACAAAAGGCGTTTGCAAAATCTGCGTCACATATGACAAGACAGCTATCAGGCAACAGTCAGCTGCACCAAGGCAAGAGCACTCCAACAGGTTTTGGAAAATTCCTGATAAGCGATCCTTCAAATACACAGGCATAGACAGGCTACCAGTGGTGCTTGCCAATTGCAGTAAATAG